Proteins encoded by one window of Moorella humiferrea:
- a CDS encoding TM1802 family CRISPR-associated protein, with translation MKLDFLDEFKDPYMQTPVGRGVFLAGVVLGYMARCQVEGEKDIASAPLFKQLEFGRLNMKALKKLLARVPQLLAAYRETMKYSGLIAALAAEANGLILKGENQELGVDGNFAFTTGFANASSYFWKIFGKKDGETTE, from the coding sequence ATGAAGCTTGACTTTCTGGATGAGTTTAAGGATCCCTACATGCAGACACCCGTGGGTAGGGGTGTTTTCTTGGCCGGGGTGGTGCTGGGCTATATGGCCCGCTGTCAGGTGGAAGGAGAAAAGGATATCGCCAGTGCTCCCCTTTTCAAGCAGCTGGAGTTTGGCCGCCTGAACATGAAGGCGTTGAAAAAACTCCTGGCGCGGGTGCCCCAGCTTTTAGCCGCCTACAGGGAGACTATGAAATACAGCGGCCTGATAGCGGCCCTGGCAGCCGAAGCTAACGGGCTAATCCTCAAAGGGGAGAACCAGGAACTGGGCGTGGACGGCAATTTCGCCTTCACCACCGGATTTGCCAATGCTTCCAGCTATTTCTGGAAGATTTTTGGCAAAAAAGACGGGGAAACAACGGAATAA
- a CDS encoding flavodoxin, with translation MAYSKILIAYFSRRGNNYVNGRIMNLPIGNTEVIAKKIQELTGGDMFEIKTVKTYPEDYTETTEVAKEEKWQNARPELANKLDDISSYDVIFLGYPNWWGTMPMAVFTFLESYDFAGKTIVPFCTHEGSGMGSSERDIKKLCPNAKVLPGLAIRGSNVNKADKDVADWLKRLGLIS, from the coding sequence TTGGCGTATTCAAAGATTCTTATCGCTTATTTTTCTCGTAGGGGAAATAATTATGTCAATGGCAGGATTATGAATCTGCCGATTGGGAACACAGAGGTAATAGCAAAAAAAATACAGGAACTAACTGGTGGTGATATGTTCGAAATTAAAACGGTAAAGACATATCCGGAAGATTATACAGAAACAACAGAGGTAGCAAAGGAAGAAAAATGGCAGAATGCCAGACCAGAGCTTGCAAATAAGCTAGACGACATAAGTTCTTATGATGTGATTTTCCTCGGCTACCCCAATTGGTGGGGAACGATGCCGATGGCTGTGTTTACATTTTTAGAGTCTTATGATTTCGCGGGAAAGACCATTGTTCCATTTTGCACACATGAAGGCAGTGGTATGGGAAGCAGTGAGCGCGACATCAAGAAACTTTGTCCGAATGCCAAGGTACTGCCCGGTTTAGCCATTCGAGGAAGCAATGTTAACAAAGCAGACAAAGATGTTGCAGACTGGCTTAAGAGACTTGGTTTGATATCATAA
- a CDS encoding MerR family transcriptional regulator — MTIAEVSKKFGLSPDTLRYYERIGLIPRVNRNESGILDYTEEDCKWIEFIKCMRSAGVQVETLIEYITLLQQGDETIEARKQILMEQREKLLSRIEEMKRALERLNFKIEEYETKLIPAENKLKRLAHNI; from the coding sequence ATGACGATTGCGGAAGTAAGTAAAAAATTTGGCCTTTCACCGGATACACTTCGCTACTATGAGCGTATAGGACTGATCCCCAGGGTAAATCGCAACGAAAGCGGTATCCTTGATTATACGGAGGAAGACTGTAAGTGGATTGAATTCATCAAATGTATGCGCAGCGCAGGTGTTCAAGTTGAAACGCTGATTGAGTATATTACGCTGCTCCAGCAAGGCGACGAAACTATAGAGGCCAGAAAACAAATCCTTATGGAGCAACGGGAGAAACTTCTTTCCCGCATTGAAGAAATGAAGAGAGCGCTGGAAAGGTTAAATTTTAAAATTGAAGAATATGAAACTAAGCTTATTCCGGCAGAAAACAAGTTAAAAAGATTGGCGCACAACATCTAG
- the cas2 gene encoding CRISPR-associated endonuclease Cas2 — MFVIEVYDVNEKRVAKVLKISRKYLYWVQNSVLEGEISEANYKKLKMELKRIINTSEDSVIFYTFRTTRYSQRESIGIVKGGESNIY; from the coding sequence ATGTTTGTGATTGAAGTTTATGACGTTAACGAGAAAAGAGTTGCCAAAGTTTTAAAGATAAGCAGGAAATACCTTTATTGGGTACAGAACTCCGTCCTGGAGGGTGAGATTTCCGAAGCCAATTATAAAAAATTGAAGATGGAATTGAAGCGTATTATTAATACCAGCGAGGACTCGGTCATATTTTATACCTTTCGGACTACAAGGTACTCCCAGAGGGAATCCATAGGCATTGTTAAAGGCGGCGAGAGCAATATTTATTAA
- the cas1b gene encoding type I-B CRISPR-associated endonuclease Cas1b, giving the protein MKKSIYILNDGELKRESNTLCLIMEDGKKFIPVEDVSELHIFGELNINKRLLEFLTEKEIILHFYNHYNYYVGSYYPREHYNSGYMIVKQAEHYLAPELRIKIARAFVTGAVKNIRQVLVYYKNRGKNLSETLEYIDQLAPAVDKVNSIEELMAIEGNIRERYYGAFDVIIGDPDFVFNERSRRPPQNQLNALISFGNTLLYTTTLSEIYRTHLDPRIGFLHTSNFRRFSLNLDVAEIFKPIIVDRLIFNLTGKRMIKKNHFQKKLGGIILNESGRALFIKEYEDKIATTIQHRELGRHVSYRRLIRMELYKLEKHLIGEKEYEPFLARW; this is encoded by the coding sequence ATGAAGAAATCTATTTATATTCTCAATGACGGCGAGCTTAAAAGAGAAAGCAACACCCTCTGTTTAATTATGGAGGACGGGAAAAAATTCATCCCCGTCGAGGATGTAAGCGAGCTGCATATCTTTGGTGAGTTAAACATTAATAAACGCCTGCTGGAATTCCTGACCGAGAAAGAAATAATTCTCCATTTTTACAATCACTATAACTATTATGTTGGCAGTTATTACCCGCGGGAGCACTATAATTCTGGTTATATGATTGTCAAGCAGGCCGAGCATTACCTGGCCCCTGAACTGCGAATCAAAATCGCCCGGGCATTTGTTACCGGCGCTGTAAAGAATATCAGGCAAGTACTCGTATATTACAAGAACCGTGGCAAAAACTTAAGTGAGACTTTAGAATATATCGACCAGCTCGCTCCTGCCGTTGATAAGGTGAATAGCATTGAGGAGCTGATGGCCATTGAGGGGAATATCCGGGAAAGGTACTACGGCGCCTTCGATGTTATCATCGGTGATCCCGATTTCGTTTTTAATGAAAGGAGCAGGAGGCCGCCCCAGAACCAATTAAACGCCCTCATCAGTTTTGGCAACACATTGCTTTATACTACTACTTTGAGCGAAATTTACCGCACCCACCTGGATCCCAGGATAGGGTTCCTGCACACGTCCAATTTTCGACGGTTTTCCTTAAACCTGGATGTTGCCGAAATATTTAAACCCATCATCGTTGACCGTTTGATATTCAACCTGACAGGGAAACGCATGATCAAAAAGAATCATTTTCAAAAAAAGCTGGGGGGCATAATCCTGAACGAAAGCGGGCGGGCGCTTTTTATTAAAGAATATGAAGATAAGATTGCCACCACTATCCAGCACCGGGAACTGGGACGCCATGTTTCTTACCGGCGCCTGATCAGAATGGAACTCTACAAGCTGGAAAAGCACCTGATAGGTGAAAAAGAATATGAACCTTTCCTGGCCAGGTGGTAA
- a CDS encoding CRISPR-associated helicase/endonuclease Cas3, with protein MEPGEIYSHEGKKLEDHLLRTAAIAYKMAEHAGISLGQEEKEAILLHDLAKAHPLFQRRLAGEHIKFGHAEPSAALVFARTGSLICAEAVRRHHTALENLADIKRLWGNYNYSKWKDTVRRLPWWPGAARIAEELGGGISRWLNLLPEEEQWEDLIFSGVELYHPDGIKEEMAADWLKLRLLYSLLVAADRLEAVGGDLANVALAIDKAKLDKYISSLGGRKLAQWRSRVREEVVANSLNIIKEPGIYTLTLPTGAGKTLTGLQAAMEVAGNLKAASIIYVLPFVSLVEQNAAVARELFAVVMEDHHLSYTNEMADEGAEDQDPNRRFLAFYRYWQEPVIVTTLAKLWEVLFSPRANDTMSFHRLSRAIVILDEPQSIPATCWQGFGKMLTLLSERLGTTFILMTATQPGLTAGQELVPRPVVFPTVRHEFHWQKSRMSLEEAADFLVARGALTSDCLIVLNTREAALRMYLAMKNRGADPFFLSAWLTPVHREEIFRVLKEKEEKGEPRCLIATQVIEAGIDLDFAMVFRDLGPMDSIVQVAGRCNRNAGRQRGQVYIAELVDENGRSYASYIYDSTLINQTRNVLREHFDERDCGEIIKDYFSAVQAAVKESDLWRNIREGRWGEYIDLYAEKRPDEIMLVVDGAAEGEGARLQDLLTGICSPPGSEDKNNLEAVEKRRRAFREITRHAISVPQKYLEEWYQREGGMIYGGEEPCIRELFPYLWLVQGEGIGRIYRRETGFVPVKIAALIEENDHD; from the coding sequence TTGGAACCTGGTGAAATCTACAGCCACGAAGGTAAGAAACTGGAGGATCACCTTTTGCGCACAGCCGCCATTGCGTATAAAATGGCGGAACATGCCGGTATTAGCCTTGGCCAGGAAGAAAAGGAGGCTATTCTCCTGCATGACCTGGCCAAGGCCCACCCCCTCTTTCAGCGGCGCCTGGCCGGGGAACACATTAAATTCGGCCATGCCGAACCCTCGGCCGCACTTGTGTTTGCCAGGACCGGGAGTCTTATTTGTGCCGAAGCCGTGCGGCGGCACCATACAGCCCTGGAAAATTTGGCTGATATAAAGCGGCTCTGGGGCAACTATAATTACAGCAAATGGAAAGATACGGTTAGAAGGCTGCCCTGGTGGCCGGGAGCTGCCCGGATAGCTGAGGAACTTGGGGGTGGAATTTCCAGGTGGCTTAACCTGCTGCCAGAAGAAGAGCAGTGGGAGGACCTGATCTTTAGCGGGGTGGAACTTTATCACCCTGACGGCATAAAGGAGGAAATGGCAGCGGACTGGCTCAAGCTGAGGCTGCTTTACTCCCTGCTGGTGGCAGCCGACCGCCTGGAGGCGGTGGGTGGTGATTTGGCGAATGTGGCGCTGGCAATAGACAAAGCAAAGTTAGACAAATATATATCCTCCCTGGGAGGCAGGAAGCTGGCCCAGTGGCGCAGCCGGGTGAGGGAGGAAGTAGTGGCCAACTCCTTAAATATAATTAAAGAGCCGGGGATATATACCCTCACCCTGCCCACCGGAGCCGGCAAAACCCTTACCGGCCTCCAGGCAGCCATGGAAGTTGCCGGGAACCTGAAGGCAGCAAGCATTATTTATGTGCTGCCTTTTGTAAGCCTGGTGGAACAGAACGCCGCCGTGGCGCGGGAACTCTTCGCCGTCGTCATGGAGGACCACCATCTAAGTTATACCAACGAAATGGCCGATGAAGGGGCGGAGGACCAGGACCCTAACAGGCGGTTTCTGGCTTTTTACCGTTACTGGCAAGAGCCGGTGATAGTGACCACCCTGGCCAAGCTATGGGAAGTCCTTTTTTCGCCGCGGGCCAACGACACCATGTCCTTTCACCGCCTGAGCCGGGCCATTGTCATCCTGGATGAACCCCAGTCTATTCCGGCCACCTGCTGGCAGGGTTTTGGTAAGATGTTGACCCTGTTATCAGAGCGGTTGGGGACCACCTTTATTCTCATGACCGCCACCCAGCCCGGGTTGACAGCGGGACAAGAGCTCGTCCCCAGGCCGGTGGTCTTTCCCACTGTGAGGCACGAATTTCACTGGCAGAAAAGCCGGATGTCCCTCGAAGAAGCGGCAGATTTTCTGGTAGCCAGGGGGGCCTTGACCAGCGATTGTCTTATCGTATTAAATACCCGCGAAGCCGCCCTGCGTATGTACTTGGCAATGAAAAACAGGGGGGCGGATCCCTTCTTCCTTTCGGCCTGGTTGACCCCTGTTCACCGGGAGGAAATATTCCGGGTTTTAAAAGAGAAAGAGGAAAAGGGGGAGCCGCGCTGCCTGATCGCCACACAGGTGATAGAGGCGGGTATTGACCTGGATTTTGCCATGGTCTTCCGGGACCTGGGACCTATGGACAGCATCGTCCAGGTAGCCGGTCGCTGCAACCGCAATGCCGGGCGGCAACGGGGGCAGGTTTATATTGCGGAACTGGTAGATGAAAACGGCAGGAGCTATGCTTCTTATATTTACGACTCGACCCTCATAAACCAAACGCGCAATGTTCTAAGGGAACATTTTGATGAAAGGGACTGCGGGGAGATAATCAAAGATTATTTTAGCGCCGTACAAGCGGCCGTGAAAGAATCAGACCTCTGGCGCAACATCCGTGAGGGTAGATGGGGTGAGTATATCGACCTGTATGCCGAAAAGCGGCCTGATGAAATAATGCTGGTGGTTGATGGTGCGGCAGAGGGGGAAGGCGCAAGGCTGCAGGATTTATTGACCGGCATTTGCAGCCCGCCCGGGTCGGAAGATAAAAATAACCTGGAGGCAGTCGAAAAAAGAAGAAGGGCCTTTAGAGAAATTACAAGGCACGCAATATCTGTTCCCCAAAAGTACCTTGAGGAATGGTACCAGCGGGAAGGGGGCATGATTTACGGCGGGGAGGAACCGTGTATCAGGGAGCTTTTCCCCTACCTGTGGCTGGTGCAGGGGGAAGGAATAGGACGTATTTACCGGCGGGAAACAGGGTTTGTCCCGGTAAAGATTGCCGCGCTGATAGAGGAGAATGATCATGATTGA
- a CDS encoding iron-containing alcohol dehydrogenase, protein MMKFEFHNPTRLIFGAGSLAQLGKAVSPYGKKALLITGGGSVKKSGALERAVSSLKAAGVSVVEFSGVEPNPRLSTVVRAAELAKKEACDVVIGMGGGSVMDASKVIAASVLYEGHPRDMLVRAGQVPRLPERALPIITVPTLAATGSEMNNGAVITIDDEGEKLKTFVQAEVLYPRVAVVDPELTVTVPKNHTAFGVCDIITHVTEGYFNGIDGTPLQDRFAEGVILTVLEWGPKAVSNGSDLEARTQVQWASIVALNGWVQVGTNGAYPVHMIEHTLSALYDIPHGAGLAVVNPAWMRFAARVRPERFAQFAQRIFGLSAMGKDDLSLAMEGINRFEEFLRSIGCPTRLSELGIGEITEEMLFRYAEETLKVLQDEEGRLPGRPPLRKEDIVEILRMAM, encoded by the coding sequence ATGATGAAATTTGAATTTCATAACCCAACCCGGCTTATCTTTGGTGCGGGTTCGCTGGCGCAGTTAGGAAAAGCGGTAAGTCCGTATGGCAAAAAAGCACTGCTAATCACTGGTGGAGGAAGCGTCAAGAAAAGTGGAGCCTTAGAACGAGCAGTATCCAGTCTGAAGGCAGCAGGTGTTTCAGTGGTGGAATTCTCAGGTGTTGAGCCGAACCCCCGTCTGTCAACTGTGGTGCGCGCTGCAGAGCTGGCAAAAAAAGAAGCATGTGATGTGGTTATAGGTATGGGTGGCGGTAGCGTTATGGACGCCTCAAAAGTAATTGCAGCCTCAGTCCTTTATGAAGGACATCCCAGGGATATGCTTGTGCGGGCAGGGCAAGTGCCCAGACTTCCGGAGCGAGCTCTTCCCATTATCACTGTTCCTACCCTGGCGGCAACTGGCTCGGAAATGAACAACGGTGCGGTGATCACGATTGACGATGAAGGAGAAAAGCTAAAAACATTCGTTCAGGCCGAGGTTCTCTATCCTCGTGTGGCAGTGGTGGATCCTGAACTTACGGTGACAGTACCCAAAAATCACACAGCTTTTGGGGTGTGCGACATAATAACCCATGTGACCGAGGGTTATTTTAACGGTATAGACGGGACTCCTCTTCAGGACAGATTTGCCGAGGGAGTGATCCTTACTGTCTTGGAGTGGGGCCCAAAGGCGGTTAGCAATGGAAGTGACCTGGAAGCGCGTACTCAGGTGCAGTGGGCGTCGATAGTTGCTCTCAATGGCTGGGTACAAGTAGGAACAAACGGAGCTTACCCTGTTCATATGATCGAGCACACACTTTCCGCACTCTACGATATCCCCCATGGAGCAGGGTTGGCAGTCGTGAACCCGGCTTGGATGCGCTTTGCTGCGAGGGTCCGTCCCGAACGTTTTGCCCAATTTGCTCAGCGTATCTTCGGTCTGTCGGCAATGGGCAAAGATGACTTGAGCCTGGCTATGGAGGGTATTAATAGGTTTGAAGAGTTTTTGCGTTCCATAGGTTGTCCCACGCGCCTGTCGGAATTGGGCATTGGAGAAATTACCGAGGAAATGCTTTTCCGTTATGCGGAAGAGACCCTGAAAGTGCTTCAGGATGAAGAAGGAAGGCTTCCAGGTCGTCCCCCTCTGCGAAAGGAAGATATTGTAGAAATACTACGCATGGCAATGTAA
- the cas5b gene encoding type I-B CRISPR-associated protein Cas5b, protein MVLVFDVSADMAMFRKPYTTTSLVSFPFPPPTAVAGLIGAIAGFDHGAARGSWRADFWRHLSGTQVALSFKKAPSWMMTAVNMIKFKSPSGDMGEHIQAKHQLLKKPSYRIYLRGGAVYPELKRRLASGEFVYTPYLGVAWALADVVYGGEFAETEVIAENTWVNTVVPLYEGVQVDVLRSGAVHRELVPYRLDEERRLQETVNVVYLDFKNKGRLWLKEKGKLTVSQVGEERVAWFGTW, encoded by the coding sequence GTGGTCCTGGTATTCGACGTTTCTGCCGATATGGCCATGTTCAGGAAGCCGTACACTACCACTTCGCTTGTTTCCTTCCCTTTTCCACCCCCGACGGCAGTCGCCGGACTCATCGGAGCCATTGCCGGCTTTGACCATGGTGCTGCCCGGGGTTCCTGGCGGGCGGATTTTTGGCGTCACCTGTCCGGAACGCAGGTAGCCCTGAGCTTTAAAAAAGCGCCTTCCTGGATGATGACGGCTGTTAATATGATTAAATTTAAATCGCCCAGCGGCGATATGGGCGAGCACATCCAGGCCAAGCACCAGCTCTTGAAGAAGCCGTCCTATCGCATTTACCTGCGGGGCGGCGCCGTCTACCCTGAGTTGAAAAGACGCCTGGCAAGTGGAGAGTTTGTTTACACTCCCTACCTGGGTGTGGCCTGGGCCCTGGCAGATGTCGTTTATGGCGGCGAGTTTGCCGAGACAGAAGTTATCGCTGAAAATACCTGGGTGAATACAGTCGTACCTCTCTATGAAGGGGTACAGGTGGATGTCCTGCGCAGCGGGGCTGTCCACCGCGAGCTGGTGCCCTATCGCCTGGATGAGGAACGCCGACTGCAGGAGACTGTAAATGTGGTCTACCTGGATTTTAAAAACAAAGGGCGATTGTGGTTAAAAGAAAAAGGAAAATTGACGGTTTCCCAGGTAGGGGAGGAGAGGGTGGCCTGGTTTGGAACCTGGTGA
- the cas4 gene encoding CRISPR-associated protein Cas4 translates to MIEESLPPVNGTLIWYYTICPRQAWLMARQMTPDENDDNVVLGRFLHEKAYSRDRHEVQVGHIKIDLVRGPRGEVVIGEIKKSSHARESARLQLKYYLYILKKNYGLDLNGVLLFPLEKEKEEVTLDATGIEEVERAIEGVRAVVGLSLPPPPVKTKWCRPCAYAEYCWA, encoded by the coding sequence ATGATTGAGGAAAGTCTCCCGCCGGTGAACGGTACCCTCATATGGTATTACACCATTTGCCCCCGCCAGGCCTGGTTGATGGCCCGCCAGATGACACCGGATGAAAATGACGATAATGTTGTCCTGGGCCGTTTCCTGCATGAAAAAGCCTATAGCCGTGACCGGCACGAAGTCCAGGTCGGCCATATCAAGATTGACCTGGTACGAGGCCCGCGGGGAGAAGTGGTAATCGGCGAAATTAAAAAATCTAGCCATGCTAGGGAAAGCGCCCGCCTGCAGCTGAAATATTATCTCTATATCCTTAAAAAGAACTATGGCCTTGATTTAAACGGTGTTTTACTATTTCCCCTGGAAAAGGAAAAAGAAGAAGTAACCCTTGATGCTACGGGGATAGAAGAAGTAGAAAGGGCTATAGAAGGCGTGCGCGCGGTAGTAGGCTTATCCCTACCACCGCCCCCGGTAAAGACAAAGTGGTGCCGGCCCTGCGCCTACGCCGAATACTGCTGGGCTTAA
- a CDS encoding sensor histidine kinase, translated as MGQGGVSSLRNDLLQQCPSFNKKEVCPVKAESCPCPGRKLRINVHHAQERESKRWAMELHDSVAQTLGCIILDFDTFITSIYEENMIKRAHEIKYKLQNLYDTLREMLFELRAPYMEEGLAKSLENYLERVAENTNIKFNAEITKNFTGVHQMVQVEIFRIVQEAVTNIKKHSHASEATVKVIFKGDCIQIYVADNGRGFDVNKLKGDRNVDNKHFGLISIKERTQMLGGDFILNSEPGKGTVIDITIPPIGTMGSGLIWNRSE; from the coding sequence TTGGGTCAGGGTGGTGTGAGTTCGTTACGAAATGATTTGTTACAACAATGTCCCAGTTTTAATAAAAAGGAAGTGTGCCCGGTAAAGGCAGAAAGTTGTCCCTGTCCGGGCCGCAAATTAAGGATAAACGTTCATCATGCCCAGGAGAGGGAATCGAAACGCTGGGCTATGGAATTGCATGACAGTGTAGCACAAACCCTGGGTTGTATAATCTTAGATTTTGATACTTTTATTACTAGTATTTATGAAGAAAACATGATAAAAAGAGCACATGAAATAAAATATAAATTACAGAATCTTTATGATACATTGAGAGAAATGCTTTTTGAATTACGTGCCCCGTATATGGAAGAAGGGCTTGCAAAATCCCTGGAAAATTATCTGGAAAGAGTAGCCGAGAATACTAATATTAAATTTAATGCTGAAATTACCAAGAATTTTACTGGTGTCCACCAGATGGTACAAGTAGAGATTTTTCGTATAGTCCAGGAAGCAGTAACGAACATTAAGAAACATTCTCATGCTAGTGAAGCGACTGTTAAAGTAATTTTTAAAGGGGACTGCATACAGATTTATGTCGCTGACAACGGACGGGGATTTGACGTTAATAAGTTAAAAGGGGATAGAAATGTAGATAACAAGCATTTTGGTTTAATTTCAATTAAAGAAAGAACACAAATGCTTGGTGGGGATTTTATCTTAAATAGTGAACCGGGTAAAGGTACTGTAATAGATATTACTATTCCCCCAATAGGAACTATGGGAAGTGGTTTAATATGGAACAGATCAGAATAG
- a CDS encoding response regulator transcription factor, whose translation MEQIRIVLADDHPIYRSGLHAALDVEPDFNVIGEAGDLSQLIATVEQLQPDILLLDVILGNENSLRILDFLHEVAPRMRIVILTAFADRDIIITAIKSGVHGFIIKEAGRIEIAAAIRCVYQNKAYLDPRVTGIVFKFINNFICKHNQEARNTGDGEQLLKSEKLLSKREKEIFLLARRGLKNKEIATHLHISAHTVHNHLLNIYRKLGISNRHQLMMIANDHE comes from the coding sequence ATGGAACAGATCAGAATAGTTCTTGCCGATGATCACCCGATTTACCGTTCAGGTTTACATGCAGCATTAGATGTTGAACCTGATTTTAACGTTATAGGTGAGGCTGGTGATCTTTCGCAATTGATAGCTACAGTTGAACAGTTACAACCTGATATTTTGTTACTCGATGTAATATTAGGTAATGAAAACAGCCTGCGAATTTTGGACTTTCTTCATGAAGTTGCACCCCGGATGCGGATAGTTATCCTTACCGCTTTTGCAGATAGGGATATAATAATTACTGCTATTAAGTCAGGTGTTCATGGATTTATCATTAAAGAGGCCGGACGAATAGAGATAGCTGCGGCTATTAGATGTGTATATCAAAATAAAGCATATCTCGATCCACGCGTTACGGGGATAGTCTTCAAGTTTATCAACAACTTTATTTGCAAGCATAATCAAGAAGCGAGAAATACTGGAGATGGAGAACAACTATTGAAAAGCGAAAAGCTGTTGTCTAAAAGGGAAAAGGAGATTTTTCTTCTGGCGAGACGGGGGTTAAAGAATAAGGAAATTGCCACGCACCTGCATATTTCCGCCCATACAGTCCATAATCATTTGCTTAATATCTATCGCAAACTAGGTATCTCCAACCGACACCAGTTAATGATGATTGCAAATGATCACGAATGA
- the cas6 gene encoding CRISPR-associated endoribonuclease Cas6, with product MQLQIELVASNGDYAVLPIHYNYLLQGLIYSMVKDKMPEIHAKGYAAGERILRLFVFSRLLGRVKAIKDGKIVFASPLKFKVGSPLEQFIEVFAETMLAAEEIRLGDTIFLPGTIAVIPVPDFSTGKAIGRAISPVTVYSTLQAPDGKKKTYYYHPVEKEFGQQVRNNLLKKAAVLGINLPPDVPLELHPVNVKGSDMKVVYYKDTVIKGWLGKYMLTGDPQLIRLAFSAGIGAKNSQGFGMLEPVV from the coding sequence ATGCAGTTGCAGATCGAACTGGTCGCGTCTAATGGCGATTATGCAGTTTTACCCATTCATTATAACTATTTGCTGCAGGGACTTATTTACAGTATGGTCAAGGATAAAATGCCTGAGATACATGCTAAAGGATATGCGGCCGGGGAAAGGATATTGCGTCTTTTTGTCTTTTCCCGTCTTTTGGGCAGGGTTAAAGCCATAAAAGATGGCAAAATAGTATTTGCTTCCCCCCTAAAATTTAAAGTTGGCAGCCCCCTGGAGCAGTTCATAGAAGTTTTTGCCGAAACAATGCTCGCTGCAGAAGAAATAAGGCTGGGGGATACCATATTCTTGCCTGGGACAATCGCCGTTATACCTGTGCCGGATTTCAGTACGGGCAAAGCAATAGGCAGAGCCATTTCCCCTGTAACCGTCTATTCCACCCTGCAAGCACCTGATGGAAAAAAGAAGACATATTACTATCATCCTGTAGAAAAAGAATTCGGGCAGCAGGTAAGAAATAATCTTCTCAAGAAGGCTGCCGTCCTGGGAATAAACCTGCCGCCAGATGTACCACTGGAATTACATCCAGTTAACGTAAAGGGTAGCGACATGAAAGTAGTTTATTATAAAGATACAGTAATTAAAGGCTGGTTGGGTAAATATATGCTAACAGGTGATCCGCAGTTAATTCGCCTGGCCTTTAGCGCGGGCATCGGGGCCAAAAATTCCCAGGGCTTTGGTATGCTGGAACCTGTAGTATAA
- the cas7b gene encoding type I-B CRISPR-associated protein Cas7/Csh2, translated as MSFTNRREILFLYTVKDANPNGDPLNENHPRYDEDTEQVLVSDVRIKRTVRDEWVRQGKRVFVDGEPKTLKARFEELKGETGKGSGGEVMRECLDTRLFGVTFALGNESFSWTGPVQFKWGRSLHAATFEFIQGTSAFATEGRGGREKEQRSFRNEYKVPFALIAVYGIANQYAARITGADDADLEALAEALWQGTDNLITRSKNEHKARFYLEIKYRTGFDGKIGALDEKLLLCPADGQELTRDRQKALRRLDEVLVDVTPLVNAMVGKKDDIETVRIIKDRELRLKGEDGLKALGFSNIELR; from the coding sequence ATGTCTTTTACCAACCGGCGCGAGATACTTTTCCTCTACACGGTTAAGGACGCCAATCCCAACGGTGATCCCTTGAATGAAAACCACCCCCGCTATGATGAGGATACGGAGCAGGTGCTGGTTTCCGACGTGCGCATTAAGCGCACGGTGCGGGATGAGTGGGTCCGGCAAGGCAAAAGGGTTTTTGTAGACGGCGAACCCAAGACTTTGAAGGCCAGGTTCGAGGAGTTAAAGGGCGAGACGGGCAAAGGAAGCGGGGGAGAAGTCATGCGGGAGTGCCTGGATACCAGGTTGTTCGGCGTGACCTTTGCCCTGGGCAACGAATCCTTCTCCTGGACCGGCCCGGTGCAGTTTAAATGGGGCCGTTCCCTCCATGCCGCTACCTTTGAGTTCATCCAGGGCACCTCTGCCTTTGCCACCGAGGGCCGGGGCGGCCGGGAGAAGGAGCAGCGCTCTTTCCGCAATGAGTATAAAGTACCTTTTGCCCTAATCGCCGTTTATGGTATAGCCAACCAGTACGCTGCGCGCATTACAGGCGCAGATGATGCCGACTTAGAGGCTCTTGCCGAAGCATTGTGGCAGGGCACTGACAACCTTATCACCAGGAGCAAAAATGAGCATAAAGCGCGCTTCTACCTGGAGATAAAATACCGCACCGGCTTTGACGGCAAAATAGGCGCCCTGGATGAAAAGCTGCTTCTCTGCCCGGCGGACGGGCAGGAGCTCACCCGCGACCGGCAAAAGGCCCTGCGGCGCTTGGATGAAGTCCTGGTTGACGTCACACCACTGGTAAATGCCATGGTTGGGAAAAAGGATGATATTGAAACCGTCCGGATTATTAAAGACCGCGAGCTGAGGCTGAAAGGGGAGGATGGTCTCAAGGCTTTAGGTTTTAGTAACATCGAGCTGAGGTGA